A section of the Streptomyces sp. Je 1-369 genome encodes:
- the nuoI gene encoding NADH-quinone oxidoreductase subunit NuoI, with translation MAESNQESHDSNQSNQGFQNPVAGFGVTFKAMFKKRLTEQYPEQQKTTAPRFHGRHQLNRHPDGLEKCVGCELCAWACPADAIYVEGADNTDEERYSPGERYGRVYQINYARCILCGLCIEACPTRALTMTNQFELADSSRENLIYTKEQLLAGLEEGMVDSPHAIFPGTDEQDYYRGLVTEAAPGTVPQVAVSKGETPQEAAADFGDGEPASEKVVGR, from the coding sequence ATGGCTGAGTCGAACCAGGAGTCGCACGACTCGAACCAATCGAACCAGGGGTTCCAGAACCCTGTCGCGGGCTTCGGCGTGACCTTCAAGGCCATGTTCAAGAAGCGGCTGACCGAGCAGTATCCGGAGCAGCAGAAGACCACTGCTCCCCGCTTCCACGGCAGGCACCAGCTGAACCGCCATCCGGACGGCCTGGAGAAGTGCGTCGGCTGTGAGCTCTGCGCCTGGGCCTGTCCCGCGGACGCCATCTACGTGGAGGGTGCGGACAACACGGACGAGGAGAGGTACTCGCCGGGTGAGCGGTACGGCCGCGTCTACCAGATCAACTACGCCCGCTGCATCCTGTGCGGCCTGTGCATCGAGGCGTGCCCCACGCGCGCGTTGACGATGACGAACCAGTTCGAGCTGGCCGACAGCAGCCGCGAGAACCTCATCTACACCAAGGAGCAGCTGCTCGCCGGCCTCGAAGAGGGCATGGTCGACTCGCCGCACGCGATCTTCCCCGGCACGGACGAGCAGGACTACTACCGCGGCCTGGTCACCGAGGCCGCGCCCGGCACCGTGCCCCAGGTCGCCGTCTCCAAGGGCGAGACGCCCCAAGAGGCGGCAGCGGACTTCGGAGACGGCGAGCCCGCCTCGGAGAAGGTGGTCGGCCGATGA
- the nuoH gene encoding NADH-quinone oxidoreductase subunit NuoH — protein MFGRDPWWLVAFKAVFCFAFLMVTVLLAIVWERKVVAWMQLRIGPNRNGPWGLLQSLADGVKLMLKEDVIVKRADKVVYVLAPVIAAIPAFMAIAVIPFGPAGNEVSIFGHRTTMQLTDLPIAMLYILAVASVGIYGIVLAGWSSGSTYPLLGGLRSCAQMISYEIAMGAAFASVFLYSGSMSTSAIVEAQADRWYVLLLPVSFIIYIVTMIGETNRAPFDMPESEGDLVGGFNTEYSSIKFAMFMLAEYINMVTVSAVSATLFLGGWRAPYPISTFWEGANHGWWPMLWFVIKVQLLLFFFIWLRGSLPRVRYDQLMKLGWKVLIPVSVVWLMLVATVRAMRNEDYEFTSIALYVGGGVIALLLLSVVVDIFRDKREKEAAAEEEKPVAFDPMAGGFPVPPLPGQSLPPVPRRRSRQERELIVSGGPDTQSDGTRSDGKEASDG, from the coding sequence ATGTTCGGCCGCGACCCCTGGTGGCTGGTCGCCTTCAAGGCGGTCTTCTGCTTCGCGTTCCTGATGGTGACGGTCCTCCTCGCCATCGTCTGGGAACGCAAGGTCGTCGCCTGGATGCAGCTGCGGATCGGCCCCAACAGGAACGGCCCCTGGGGTCTGCTGCAGTCCCTCGCGGACGGCGTCAAGCTGATGCTCAAGGAAGACGTGATCGTCAAGCGCGCGGACAAGGTGGTCTACGTCCTCGCTCCGGTGATCGCGGCGATCCCGGCCTTCATGGCGATCGCGGTGATCCCGTTCGGACCCGCGGGCAACGAGGTCTCGATCTTCGGCCACCGCACCACGATGCAGCTCACCGACCTGCCGATCGCGATGCTCTACATCCTCGCGGTCGCCTCCGTCGGCATCTACGGCATCGTGCTCGCGGGCTGGAGCTCGGGATCGACGTACCCGCTCCTCGGCGGCCTGCGCTCCTGCGCGCAGATGATCTCGTACGAGATCGCGATGGGCGCTGCCTTCGCCTCCGTCTTCCTCTACTCCGGGTCGATGTCGACGTCCGCGATCGTCGAGGCGCAGGCGGACCGCTGGTACGTCCTGCTGCTGCCCGTCTCCTTCATCATCTACATCGTCACGATGATCGGTGAGACGAACCGGGCGCCGTTCGACATGCCGGAGTCCGAGGGCGACCTCGTCGGTGGCTTCAACACCGAGTACTCGTCCATCAAGTTCGCGATGTTCATGCTCGCCGAGTACATCAACATGGTCACCGTCTCGGCGGTGTCGGCCACGCTCTTCCTGGGCGGCTGGCGGGCGCCGTATCCGATCAGCACCTTCTGGGAGGGCGCGAACCACGGCTGGTGGCCGATGCTCTGGTTCGTGATCAAGGTCCAGCTGCTGCTGTTCTTCTTCATCTGGCTGCGCGGCTCGCTGCCCCGTGTCCGTTACGACCAGCTGATGAAGCTCGGCTGGAAGGTCCTGATCCCGGTCTCCGTCGTCTGGCTGATGCTGGTCGCCACGGTCAGGGCGATGCGGAACGAGGACTACGAATTCACCTCGATCGCGCTCTATGTCGGCGGCGGGGTCATCGCGTTGCTGCTGCTCTCCGTCGTCGTCGACATCTTCCGCGACAAGCGCGAGAAGGAAGCCGCCGCCGAGGAGGAGAAGCCGGTCGCCTTCGACCCCATGGCGGGCGGATTCCCCGTGCCGCCGCTGCCAGGCCAGAGCCTGCCACCCGTCCCGCGCCGACGCTCGCGCCAGGAGCGGGAGTTGATTGTCAGTGGTGGACCGGATACGCAAAGTGACGGAACCCGAAGTGACGGAAAGGAGGCGTCCGATGGCTGA
- a CDS encoding NADH-quinone oxidoreductase subunit J: MTQLAAYSTSTGEAFQFWVLGTVAVIGALCTILMKKAVHSALCLAGTMIILAVFYLANGAYFLGIVQIVVYTGAIMMLFLFVVMLVGVTAADSLKETIKGQRWLALLCGLGFAVLLFAGIGNASMKEFNGLGKANAGGNVEGLAGLIFTKYVFAFEITGALLITATVGAMVLTHRERTERPKTQRELSEQRVREGKHLPPLPAPGVYARHNAVDIAGLLPDGTPSELTVNKTLRERGQIRDVSNQALDDLRALEQRSTDRLDRPDLRSGDTGRTEEASK; the protein is encoded by the coding sequence ATGACGCAGCTCGCCGCCTACTCGACCTCGACCGGCGAGGCCTTCCAGTTCTGGGTGCTCGGCACGGTCGCGGTGATCGGCGCCCTGTGCACCATTCTCATGAAGAAGGCCGTGCACAGCGCGCTCTGCCTCGCCGGGACCATGATCATCCTCGCGGTGTTCTACCTGGCCAACGGCGCGTACTTCCTGGGCATCGTCCAGATCGTCGTCTACACCGGCGCGATCATGATGCTCTTCCTCTTCGTCGTCATGCTCGTCGGCGTCACCGCGGCGGACTCCCTCAAGGAGACCATCAAGGGGCAGCGCTGGCTGGCACTCCTGTGTGGACTCGGCTTCGCGGTGCTGCTCTTCGCGGGCATCGGGAATGCCTCCATGAAGGAGTTCAACGGCCTCGGCAAGGCGAACGCCGGCGGCAACGTGGAGGGCCTCGCGGGGCTCATCTTCACCAAGTACGTCTTCGCCTTCGAGATCACCGGCGCCCTCCTCATCACGGCGACGGTCGGCGCGATGGTGCTCACCCACCGCGAGCGCACGGAGCGTCCCAAGACCCAGCGCGAGCTGTCCGAGCAGCGGGTGCGCGAGGGCAAGCACCTGCCGCCGCTGCCCGCCCCGGGTGTGTACGCACGGCACAACGCCGTGGACATCGCGGGCCTGCTCCCCGACGGCACCCCGTCGGAGCTCACGGTCAACAAGACGCTGCGTGAGCGCGGCCAGATCCGCGACGTGTCGAACCAGGCGCTGGACGACCTGCGGGCGCTCGAGCAGCGCTCCACCGACCGTCTGGACCGGCCCGACCTGCGGAGCGGCGACACCGGGCGGACCGAGGAGGCGTCGAAGTGA
- the nuoF gene encoding NADH-quinone oxidoreductase subunit NuoF, with amino-acid sequence MTLAAEIDNETSPEKLLAPVLSAFWDEEKSWTLETYRRHEGYEGLRKALVMAPDDVIAYVKDSGLRGRGGAGFPTGMKWQFIPQGDGKPHYLVVNADESEPGTCKDIPLLFANPHSLIEGIVIACHAIRSSHAFIYLRGEVVPVLRRLHEAVREAYAAGYLGKNVLGSGLDLELTVHAGAGAYICGEETALLDSLEGRRGQPRLRPPFPAVAGLYACPTVVNNVESIASVPAILNRGKDWFKSMGSEKSPGFTLYSLSGHVTNPGQYEGPLGITLRQLLDMSGGMRAGHRLKFWTPGGSSTPMFTDEHLDVPLDYEGVGAAGSMLGTKALQCFDETTCVVRAVTRWTEFYAHESCGKCTPCREGTYWLVQLLRDIEAGKGAMADLDKLNDIADNINGKSFCALGDGAASPIFSSLKYFRAEYEQHITGKGCPFDPAKSTLWADRPAESAQVNA; translated from the coding sequence ATGACCTTGGCAGCCGAGATCGACAACGAGACCAGCCCCGAGAAGCTGCTCGCACCGGTCCTTTCGGCCTTCTGGGACGAGGAGAAGTCCTGGACGCTGGAGACCTACCGACGGCACGAGGGATACGAAGGCCTGCGCAAGGCGCTCGTCATGGCCCCGGACGACGTCATCGCGTACGTGAAGGACTCCGGACTGCGGGGCAGGGGCGGCGCGGGATTCCCCACCGGAATGAAGTGGCAGTTCATTCCACAGGGAGACGGCAAGCCGCACTATCTAGTTGTCAACGCCGACGAATCGGAGCCGGGGACCTGCAAGGACATCCCGCTCCTCTTCGCGAACCCGCATTCCCTCATCGAGGGGATCGTCATCGCGTGCCACGCGATCAGGTCGTCGCATGCCTTCATCTATCTGCGGGGTGAAGTCGTCCCCGTCCTGCGCAGGCTCCATGAGGCCGTCCGAGAGGCTTATGCGGCGGGCTACCTCGGGAAGAACGTGCTGGGCAGCGGACTCGATCTCGAACTCACCGTGCACGCCGGCGCGGGCGCGTACATCTGTGGTGAAGAGACCGCACTGCTCGACTCGCTCGAAGGTCGCCGCGGCCAACCGCGACTGCGTCCCCCCTTCCCTGCCGTCGCGGGCCTCTACGCGTGCCCCACTGTCGTGAATAACGTCGAGTCCATCGCGTCCGTTCCCGCGATCCTCAATCGGGGGAAGGACTGGTTCAAGTCGATGGGCAGCGAGAAGTCACCCGGCTTCACGCTCTACTCGCTGAGCGGGCACGTCACCAACCCCGGCCAGTACGAGGGACCGCTCGGCATCACGCTGCGCCAACTGCTCGACATGAGCGGCGGCATGCGCGCCGGGCACCGGCTCAAGTTCTGGACGCCGGGCGGCTCCTCGACGCCGATGTTCACCGACGAGCACCTCGACGTCCCCCTGGACTACGAGGGCGTCGGCGCCGCCGGATCGATGCTCGGCACCAAGGCGTTGCAGTGCTTCGACGAGACGACGTGCGTCGTACGGGCCGTGACCCGCTGGACCGAGTTCTACGCCCACGAGTCCTGCGGCAAGTGCACGCCCTGCCGCGAAGGAACCTACTGGCTGGTGCAGTTGCTCCGCGACATCGAGGCCGGCAAGGGCGCCATGGCCGACCTCGACAAGCTGAACGACATCGCCGACAACATCAACGGCAAGTCCTTCTGCGCCCTGGGCGACGGCGCGGCCTCGCCGATCTTCTCCTCCCTGAAGTACTTCCGTGCGGAGTACGAGCAGCACATCACCGGCAAGGGCTGCCCCTTCGACCCGGCCAAGTCGACTCTCTGGGCCGACCGGCCCGCTGAAAGCGCGCAGGTGAACGCATGA
- a CDS encoding NuoB/complex I 20 kDa subunit family protein → MGIEEKLPSGFLLTTVEQAAGWMRKSSVFPATFGLACCAIEMMTTGAGRYDMARFGMEVFRGSPRQADLMIVAGRVSQKMAPVLRQVYDQMPNPKWVISMGVCASSGGMFNNYAIVQGVDHVVPVDIYLPGCPPRPEMLLDAILKLHQKIQNTKLGVNAEEAAREAEEAALKALPTIEMKGLLR, encoded by the coding sequence ATGGGAATCGAAGAGAAGCTGCCGAGCGGGTTTCTGCTGACCACCGTCGAGCAGGCCGCGGGCTGGATGCGGAAGTCGTCCGTCTTCCCCGCCACGTTCGGCCTCGCCTGCTGCGCCATCGAGATGATGACGACCGGTGCCGGGCGCTATGACATGGCGCGCTTCGGCATGGAGGTGTTCCGCGGCTCACCGCGCCAGGCCGACCTGATGATCGTGGCGGGCCGGGTGAGCCAGAAGATGGCGCCGGTGCTCCGCCAGGTCTATGACCAGATGCCCAACCCCAAGTGGGTCATCTCCATGGGGGTTTGCGCGTCATCAGGTGGAATGTTCAACAATTACGCGATTGTGCAGGGCGTCGACCACGTTGTCCCGGTTGACATCTATTTGCCCGGCTGTCCGCCGCGCCCCGAGATGCTGTTGGACGCGATTCTCAAGCTCCATCAGAAGATCCAGAACACCAAGCTCGGCGTGAACGCGGAAGAAGCCGCCCGTGAGGCGGAGGAGGCGGCCCTCAAGGCGCTCCCCACCATCGAGATGAAGGGGCTGCTGCGGTGA
- a CDS encoding NADH-quinone oxidoreductase subunit D has protein sequence MSATQGTSHASPRETTEGTVYTVTGGDWDEVVQSAAKADDERIIVNMGPQHPSTHGVLRLILEIEGETVSEARCGIGYLHTGIEKNLEYRTWTQGTTFVTRMDYLTPFFNETAYCLGVEKLLGIEDRIPDRASVIRVLLMELNRLSSHLVCIATGGMELGATTIMIYGFRDRELVLDVFELITGLRMNHAYVRPGGLAQDLPPGTVDQLREFVKTMKKNIPEYDKLATGSPIFKARMRDVGYLDLAGCMALGATGPVLRSAGLPHDLRKSQPYCGYENYEFDVPTADTCDSYGRFLIRLEEMRQSLRIVEQCIDRLAPGPVMVEDKKIAWPAQLALGPDGLGNSLDHIKKIMGTSMESLIHHFKLVTEGFRVPPGQTYTAVESPKGELGVHVVSDGGTRPYRVHFRDPSFTNLQAMAAMCEGGQVADVIVAVASIDPVMGGVDR, from the coding sequence ATGTCTGCCACTCAGGGAACTTCCCACGCTTCCCCCCGCGAGACGACCGAGGGGACCGTATATACGGTCACCGGCGGCGACTGGGACGAGGTCGTCCAGTCGGCGGCCAAGGCCGACGACGAGCGCATCATCGTCAACATGGGCCCCCAGCACCCGTCCACGCACGGCGTGCTCCGGCTCATCCTCGAGATCGAGGGCGAGACCGTCTCCGAAGCCCGCTGCGGCATCGGGTACCTGCACACCGGCATCGAGAAGAACCTCGAATACCGCACATGGACGCAGGGCACGACGTTCGTCACGCGCATGGACTATCTGACGCCGTTCTTCAACGAGACGGCGTACTGCCTCGGGGTCGAGAAGCTCCTCGGCATCGAGGACCGCATCCCGGACCGCGCCTCGGTCATCCGCGTGCTCCTCATGGAGCTCAACCGCCTCTCCTCGCACCTGGTGTGCATCGCCACCGGCGGCATGGAGCTCGGCGCCACGACGATCATGATCTACGGCTTCCGGGATCGTGAACTCGTTCTCGATGTCTTCGAACTCATCACCGGCCTGCGCATGAACCACGCGTACGTCCGGCCCGGCGGACTCGCCCAGGACCTGCCCCCGGGCACGGTCGACCAGCTCCGCGAGTTCGTGAAGACCATGAAGAAGAACATCCCGGAGTACGACAAGCTCGCCACCGGGAGCCCCATCTTCAAGGCCCGCATGCGGGACGTCGGCTACCTCGACCTCGCCGGCTGCATGGCCCTCGGCGCCACGGGCCCGGTCCTGCGCTCGGCGGGCCTCCCGCACGACCTGCGCAAGTCCCAGCCCTACTGCGGGTACGAGAACTACGAGTTCGACGTCCCCACCGCCGACACCTGCGACTCCTACGGGCGCTTCCTGATCCGCCTGGAGGAGATGCGGCAGTCGCTGCGCATCGTCGAGCAGTGCATCGACCGGCTCGCCCCCGGACCGGTCATGGTCGAGGACAAGAAGATCGCCTGGCCCGCCCAACTGGCCCTCGGCCCCGACGGACTCGGCAACTCGCTCGACCACATCAAGAAGATCATGGGCACCTCCATGGAGTCCCTCATCCACCACTTCAAGCTGGTGACCGAGGGCTTCCGGGTCCCGCCGGGCCAGACGTACACGGCGGTCGAGTCGCCCAAGGGCGAGCTCGGCGTGCACGTCGTCTCCGACGGCGGCACCCGCCCCTACCGGGTCCACTTCCGCGACCCGTCCTTCACCAACCTCCAGGCCATGGCGGCCATGTGCGAAGGCGGCCAGGTCGCCGACGTCATCGTCGCCGTCGCGTCCATCGACCCCGTGATGGGAGGCGTCGACCGGTGA
- the nuoK gene encoding NADH-quinone oxidoreductase subunit NuoK, which translates to MNPVNYLYLAALLFTIGATGVLIRRNAIVVFMCIELMLNACNLAFVAFSRMHGNLDGQIIAFFTMVVAAAEVVVGLAIIVSLFRSRHSASVDDASLMKL; encoded by the coding sequence GTGAACCCCGTCAACTATCTGTACCTCGCGGCACTGTTGTTCACGATCGGCGCGACCGGCGTGCTCATCAGGCGGAACGCGATCGTGGTGTTCATGTGCATCGAGCTCATGCTCAACGCCTGCAACCTCGCGTTCGTGGCCTTCTCCCGGATGCACGGCAACCTCGACGGACAGATCATCGCCTTCTTCACGATGGTCGTCGCCGCCGCGGAGGTCGTGGTCGGGCTCGCGATCATCGTGTCGCTGTTCCGTTCCCGCCACTCGGCCTCGGTCGACGACGCCAGCCTGATGAAGCTCTGA
- a CDS encoding NADH-quinone oxidoreductase subunit G gives MTVTTNNAPSGGGEAAVPPEDLVSLTIDGIEISVPKGTLVIRAAELLGIEIPRFCDHPLLDPAGACRQCIVEVEGQRKPMASCTITCTDGMVVKSQLTSAVAEKSQRGVMELLLINHPLDCPVCDKGGECPLQNQAMQVGESDTRFEGKKRTYEKPVPISTQVLLDRERCVLCARCTRFSNQVAGDPMIELIERGALQQVGTGEGDPFESYFSGNTIQICPVGALTSAAYRFRSRPFDLVSSPSVCEHCSGGCATRTDHRRGKVMRRLAADDPEVNEEWMCDKGRFGFRYAQRPDRLTTPLVRNASTGELEPASWPEALEIAARGLAGARGRAGVLVGGRLTVEDAYAYSKYARVALDTNDIDFRARVHSSEEADFLAARVAGRGRDLDGTGVTYALLEKAPAVLLAGFESEEESPGVFLRLRKAWRKHGQRTFSLAPFATRGLEKAGGTLLPAAPGTETEWLDALAAGVGLEAPGTEASEALRAEGAVIVVGERLAAVPGGLTAAVRAAAATGARLVWIPRRAGERAAVEVGALPSLLPGGRPATDPRARDEVAAAWGVAELPHRYGRDTGQIIEAAATGELGALLVAGVEVADLPDPARARAALDEVGFLVSLELRPSEVTDRADVVLPVAAVAEKPGTFLNWEGRARMFDAALKPDQMTRRLAPTDARVLHMLADAGDIHLGLPDLLTLRRELDRLGGWDGSHATAPLETGAQPPRPAAGEAVLSGHRLLLDQGRLQDGDEALAGTRHAAHARVSAATAAEAGVKDGDLLSVAGPAGATELPLQITEMPDRVVWLPLNSTGGGVTSDTGARPGDLVRIGPAVLPEPSEAPEVTS, from the coding sequence ATGACAGTGACCACCAACAACGCTCCCTCCGGGGGCGGGGAGGCGGCGGTTCCGCCCGAGGATCTCGTCTCGCTGACCATCGACGGCATCGAGATCAGCGTCCCCAAGGGGACGCTGGTGATCCGGGCTGCCGAACTGCTCGGCATCGAGATCCCGCGGTTCTGCGACCACCCGCTGCTCGACCCCGCGGGCGCCTGCCGCCAGTGCATCGTCGAGGTGGAGGGCCAGCGCAAGCCGATGGCGTCCTGCACCATTACCTGCACCGACGGCATGGTCGTGAAGTCGCAGCTGACCTCGGCCGTCGCGGAGAAGTCCCAGCGCGGCGTGATGGAGCTGCTGCTCATCAACCACCCGCTGGACTGCCCCGTCTGCGACAAGGGCGGCGAGTGCCCGCTGCAGAACCAGGCGATGCAGGTCGGCGAATCGGACACCCGCTTCGAGGGCAAGAAGCGGACGTACGAGAAGCCGGTCCCGATCTCCACCCAGGTGCTGCTCGACCGCGAGCGGTGCGTGCTCTGCGCACGCTGCACCCGCTTCAGCAACCAGGTCGCCGGCGACCCGATGATCGAGCTCATCGAGCGTGGCGCCCTCCAGCAGGTCGGCACCGGCGAGGGCGACCCCTTCGAGTCGTACTTCTCCGGGAACACCATTCAGATCTGCCCGGTCGGCGCGCTGACCTCGGCGGCGTATCGCTTCCGCTCCCGGCCCTTCGACCTCGTGTCGTCGCCCTCGGTGTGCGAGCACTGCTCGGGCGGCTGCGCGACGCGCACGGACCACCGGCGCGGCAAGGTCATGCGGCGGCTCGCCGCGGACGACCCCGAGGTCAACGAGGAATGGATGTGCGACAAGGGACGCTTCGGCTTCCGGTACGCGCAGCGCCCGGACCGCCTGACCACGCCCCTGGTACGCAACGCCTCGACGGGTGAGCTCGAACCCGCCAGCTGGCCGGAGGCCCTGGAGATCGCGGCCCGCGGTCTCGCCGGTGCGCGCGGCCGGGCCGGGGTCCTCGTCGGCGGCCGCCTCACCGTGGAGGACGCCTACGCGTACAGCAAGTACGCGCGCGTGGCGCTCGACACGAACGACATCGACTTCCGCGCGCGCGTGCACAGCAGCGAGGAGGCCGACTTCCTCGCGGCTCGGGTGGCGGGCCGGGGCAGGGACCTCGACGGGACCGGCGTCACGTACGCCCTCCTGGAGAAGGCGCCCGCCGTCCTGCTCGCCGGGTTCGAGTCCGAGGAGGAGTCGCCCGGCGTCTTCCTGAGGCTGCGCAAGGCCTGGCGCAAGCACGGCCAGCGCACGTTCTCCCTCGCCCCGTTCGCGACCCGTGGCCTGGAGAAGGCGGGCGGCACGCTGCTGCCCGCGGCGCCGGGCACCGAGACCGAGTGGCTGGACGCGCTCGCCGCGGGCGTCGGCCTGGAGGCCCCCGGTACGGAGGCGTCCGAGGCGCTGCGCGCCGAGGGCGCAGTCATCGTCGTCGGCGAGCGGCTCGCGGCCGTGCCCGGCGGGCTCACCGCCGCCGTGCGGGCCGCCGCGGCGACCGGCGCCCGGCTGGTGTGGATTCCGCGCAGGGCCGGGGAGCGTGCCGCCGTCGAGGTGGGCGCCCTCCCATCGCTGCTGCCCGGCGGGCGCCCGGCCACCGACCCGCGCGCGCGGGACGAGGTCGCGGCCGCCTGGGGCGTCGCCGAACTCCCGCACCGCTACGGCCGCGACACCGGCCAGATCATCGAGGCCGCCGCGACCGGCGAACTCGGTGCCCTCCTGGTGGCGGGTGTCGAGGTCGCCGACCTGCCGGACCCGGCACGCGCGCGTGCGGCGCTCGACGAGGTCGGCTTCCTGGTCTCCCTGGAGCTGCGGCCCAGCGAGGTCACGGACCGGGCCGACGTGGTCCTGCCCGTCGCCGCCGTCGCGGAGAAGCCGGGCACCTTCCTGAACTGGGAGGGCAGGGCGCGGATGTTCGACGCCGCGCTGAAGCCGGATCAGATGACGCGCAGGCTGGCGCCCACCGACGCGCGCGTGCTGCACATGCTCGCCGACGCCGGTGACATCCACCTGGGCCTGCCCGACCTGCTGACCCTGCGTCGCGAACTGGACCGGCTCGGCGGCTGGGACGGGTCTCATGCCACGGCCCCCCTGGAGACCGGCGCCCAGCCGCCGCGGCCTGCCGCCGGCGAGGCCGTCCTCTCGGGGCACCGGCTGCTGCTCGACCAGGGTCGCCTCCAGGACGGCGACGAAGCCCTGGCCGGTACGCGGCACGCCGCCCACGCGCGCGTGTCCGCTGCCACCGCGGCGGAGGCGGGCGTGAAGGACGGCGACCTCCTGTCGGTCGCAGGACCGGCGGGCGCGACCGAACTCCCGCTCCAGATCACGGAGATGCCCGACCGCGTGGTCTGGCTGCCGCTGAACTCGACCGGGGGAGGCGTCACGTCGGACACCGGCGCCCGCCCCGGCGACCTCGTCCGCATCGGCCCGGCGGTCCTGCCGGAGCCCTCTGAGGCCCCGGAGGTGACGTCGTGA
- a CDS encoding NADH-quinone oxidoreductase subunit C: protein MSDAHDEHLNGNGVPAPRDEAGEVIGVRKGMFGADDGGDTSGYGGLVRTITLPGASSRPYGGWFDEIADELEGALEEQGLVPENAIEKTVVDRGELTFHIEREHLVRVARTLRDDPALRFELCTGVSGVHLPGDKGRELHAVYHLRSITHNRLIRLEVGVPEADPHLASLVPVYPTNDWHEREAYDFFGLVFDGHPALTRIMMPDDWQGFPQRKDYPLGGIPVEYKGAQIPAPDQRRSYS from the coding sequence GTGAGCGACGCGCACGACGAGCACCTGAACGGCAACGGCGTCCCCGCGCCGCGCGACGAGGCCGGCGAGGTCATCGGCGTACGCAAGGGCATGTTCGGCGCCGACGACGGCGGCGACACGTCCGGCTACGGCGGGCTCGTACGGACCATCACCCTGCCCGGCGCCTCCTCGCGCCCCTACGGCGGCTGGTTCGACGAGATCGCGGACGAACTGGAAGGCGCGCTCGAAGAGCAGGGCCTCGTCCCGGAGAACGCGATCGAGAAGACGGTCGTCGACCGCGGCGAACTCACCTTCCACATCGAGCGCGAGCACCTCGTCCGCGTGGCCAGGACCCTGCGCGACGACCCGGCCCTGCGCTTCGAGCTCTGCACGGGCGTGAGCGGGGTGCACCTCCCCGGCGACAAGGGCCGCGAGCTGCACGCCGTCTACCACCTGCGCTCGATCACCCACAACCGGCTGATCCGGCTCGAAGTCGGCGTCCCCGAAGCCGATCCGCACCTGGCCTCGCTGGTCCCGGTCTACCCGACCAACGACTGGCACGAGCGCGAGGCGTACGACTTCTTCGGCCTCGTCTTCGACGGCCACCCGGCGCTCACGCGGATCATGATGCCGGACGACTGGCAGGGCTTCCCGCAGCGCAAGGACTACCCCCTCGGCGGCATCCCCGTCGAATACAAGGGCGCCCAGATCCCGGCTCCGGACCAGCGGAGGTCGTACAGCTGA
- the nuoE gene encoding NADH-quinone oxidoreductase subunit NuoE has protein sequence MTTTPSEQGTGVSLGMPQLPAPDYPADVRARLEVDAKDVIARYPGSRSALLPLLHLVQSEEGHVTRTGMRFCAEMLGLTTAEVTAVATFYTMYRRKPSGDYQVGVCTNTLCAVMGGDAIFDELKQHLGVGNDETTEDGKITLEHIECNAACDFAPVVMVNWEFFDNQTPESAKRLVDDLRAGVPVEPTRGAPICTYKETARILAGFPDQRPGAVEASGGAGPASLIGLRLAKGEEPQPRVVHPRAGGPKDEAPAEHLSSHDAPQETSASDPAHPAGPTAEEGE, from the coding sequence GTGACCACCACTCCTTCGGAACAGGGCACGGGCGTCAGCCTGGGCATGCCCCAACTCCCCGCCCCCGACTACCCGGCCGACGTGCGCGCCCGCCTCGAGGTGGACGCCAAGGACGTCATCGCGCGCTACCCCGGGTCCCGGTCCGCCCTCCTCCCGCTGCTGCACCTGGTGCAGTCCGAGGAGGGCCACGTCACGCGCACGGGCATGCGGTTCTGCGCCGAGATGCTGGGCCTGACCACCGCCGAGGTCACGGCCGTGGCGACCTTCTACACCATGTACCGGCGCAAGCCGTCGGGTGACTACCAGGTCGGCGTCTGCACCAACACACTGTGCGCCGTCATGGGCGGCGACGCGATCTTCGACGAACTCAAGCAGCACCTCGGCGTCGGCAACGACGAGACGACCGAGGACGGCAAGATCACTCTTGAGCACATCGAGTGCAACGCCGCCTGCGACTTCGCCCCCGTGGTGATGGTCAACTGGGAGTTCTTCGACAACCAGACCCCCGAGTCCGCCAAGCGGCTCGTCGACGACCTGCGCGCGGGCGTACCGGTCGAGCCCACACGCGGGGCGCCGATCTGCACGTACAAGGAGACCGCCCGGATCCTGGCGGGCTTCCCCGACCAGCGGCCCGGCGCCGTCGAGGCGAGCGGCGGCGCGGGCCCCGCCTCGCTCATCGGACTGCGCCTGGCCAAGGGCGAGGAGCCGCAGCCGCGCGTGGTCCACCCCCGCGCGGGAGGCCCGAAGGACGAGGCTCCCGCCGAGCACCTCAGCTCGCACGACGCACCGCAGGAGACCTCGGCGTCCGACCCGGCGCACCCGGCAGGGCCGACCGCCGAGGAGGGGGAGTGA